In the Flavobacterium sp. J372 genome, one interval contains:
- a CDS encoding lipopolysaccharide kinase InaA family protein, with protein sequence MPVHICVNPLYDSKKEQLLQLADNFEQEGKILVKGSRNIIKTNYLEGDKVNIKYFKKPNFFNAIVYSLIRPSKARRSFEYAQYLLKNGILTPQPLAYIEEKSGAGLGESYYICRHIDYDFTFRELIHDPLFPNRKAILEQFTEFTYKMHEARINFLDHSPGNTLIVDKGDGNYDFYLIDLNRMKFEDMGIEARMDNFKKLWPSRTMVKIIAAKYAELTGKSYEELHAILLKSTLDFKRKITKKKYLKRKLKKK encoded by the coding sequence ATGCCGGTACATATCTGTGTTAACCCTTTATATGATTCAAAAAAAGAGCAGCTGCTGCAATTGGCAGATAATTTTGAGCAAGAAGGCAAGATACTGGTAAAAGGTTCGCGCAACATTATCAAGACCAACTATCTTGAAGGCGATAAGGTTAACATAAAGTATTTTAAGAAGCCTAACTTTTTCAATGCAATAGTCTATTCGCTCATCCGCCCGTCAAAGGCAAGGCGTTCTTTTGAGTATGCGCAATACCTTTTGAAGAACGGCATACTCACGCCCCAACCGTTGGCTTATATCGAAGAAAAATCAGGCGCAGGGCTGGGGGAGAGCTACTACATTTGCAGGCATATTGATTATGATTTTACGTTTCGCGAACTGATTCACGACCCGCTTTTCCCGAACCGGAAAGCTATACTGGAGCAGTTTACGGAGTTTACTTATAAGATGCACGAAGCACGCATAAACTTCCTAGACCATTCACCGGGCAATACGCTGATTGTAGACAAAGGTGATGGGAATTATGATTTCTACCTTATCGACCTGAACCGTATGAAGTTTGAAGATATGGGTATTGAAGCCCGTATGGACAACTTTAAAAAGCTATGGCCCTCGCGCACCATGGTGAAGATTATCGCTGCAAAGTATGCTGAGCTGACAGGTAAAAGCTACGAAGAGCTCCACGCCATTCTGCTGAAAAGCACACTCGATTTCAAGCGAAAAATCACGAAGAAGAAATATTTGAAGAGAAAGCTGAAGAAAAAATAA